CAAATTATGgttgaatatttttttaaaattttaaaatttaaaatatctcaCTATTTTTTACGGAAAAGAAAATTTTAATTCGTAGAAAAATATCCTCATGAAGAAATACAATGTGAGAATGTAAATTATCTGAATATAGATAATTGATATTAGAGGATTACAAGTATGATCGTAAAAATCGAAAATTGGTACTAATCAGTAGAGGTACCGATTAGCGACTAATCTGTAAATCGAGGATTAATCAGAATGATTAATCGTCACATTAATCGGAATGATTTTAATATATACCCCCTCCGTCTCGCTGAATTGTTTACCTACActgtttgcacgtatttcgaggcttcaataaagtatagtttcataatgtttttttaaaatttttttttttttaataaaagtttaaacatgaaactttttttcagaattttttttaaaaaataaaatattattgaagtatactttaaacgagtattgaaaagcatgccgaaaagtaacgtaaacaatccaatgggacggagggagtactaaaGATCATTTTTACTcacatataaaaatatattatagattttaaactttttttaagttttaaaataaaaataaattgtaaaattattttttatgtaatgaaaatataattaactcacattatatcataaaattaAATTACATGTATTATTAATATAATTGGTTTGGTCATGACCCTTTAATAATTCTTAAACAACCAACGCAGCAAAAGGCTAGTGCCTAGTAGACTAATAAAACACGCATGTTTCATCTCATTTTTAATGCTCCATTTCATCTGCTTTTTTCATAAACTCTCAATCCCCCTGTTAGTTTTATCCGTCTTCGTCCACAATATCAACCTTTCTCCTTCCAACAATTGCAGCCAATTCATCATTCAAGCTCATATTCTGAAATCAGTAAATTATTTGACCCTTCATTAGAAACATCTAAGCATCAGCAGTAAATTATTTGACCCAATTTTTGCGATCTTGACCCGATTTCAACCCAGTTTTAACCCCATTATTGTAAAAACGTTTTTTAACCAATGTTGGGTTATTAGGCAGGCTCCCGATTGCCGACTTATCGGCCAATTAATCGGCGATTTAGCCATTTTTAGAACCATGATTACAAAGAAAAATCCCTAAAAACACTCTGATTGAATATAGTGGAATATCAATAAAATTTAGCAAAATATTTGAATTGAACGATTATTTCACCTAAAATAAGGGGAAGTAATCACGACAGTGAAATCGATTCAATCAAATAATAGAATCAAAATTTCGAGAAAAAATGGTGCTACAAAACATACGTATATATCAATATATTACAAACAACATGCAAATACTAATAACTAAGGAACTATCCTCGATCTAACAACTAAATCATATTTGAAATTCACCCGAGAATAATTGAATTACAAAATTTTCAAGCCGTGCAAAATGACAAATAAACAAACATAATATACCAAAATAGATTAAAAACaatcttataaaattaattaGTTTTAGAGCCAAGATCTAAATATATCTTCAATTTTAACTTTTTTGCAATGAAAGTCAAAAGattatattttatttactcaaTTTTTCTTCACCATTGCAATGGATCCACCCTAAATTGATATGACACTTTTGGTTCCATATTTGATTAATTTTTTATCAGATTAATTTTTAGGAGAAGTAACTCGACTCATTCACATCCAAAAAATatacaattttaaaaaatataaatgaaaaGTATCTCATTATTTATTTCGAGAACGCTCAAATAAGATCATATCTGATTTAATCCGAGTCTAATTCGTATTTAAATCGGATGAAACTCAAATTGAGGTAAGATAAGATTTGGATTTCGGATAATAAGTTATAGCTTCTTTTAATCTCTGAGATTTTTAAAACTATATAAtcattaaaatttaatatttttaaaatactACAATATgcttttttcaaaaaaaattgttGATCAAATAACTTTGCTAACTTTgacataaaattattttagataTGGATCTTGAAAAGACCAAAGAATTTTGCCGAAATGTTAACCGTTAACGTACTCgttaaattttataataatataaaacaTAAATCATCATTTTTCTAATTTGGATTTATATCTACTCTCATATGTTAAGTCGTATGGAGTTCAGATAATTTATGATTCGATTTTGATTGGTTTCAAATTATAATCAATAATATTCATATTATTTTTGGTTGATAAATTTTACAGTTCCAAATAATTTTCAGATCAATTTGAATTAGCCTTTAGATCATTATCGGGTTATATGAGTTGGATATATAATCGATTCTCGGTATTACACATCTCGGTTCGATTTTTCGGATATAGGACCATTATCTGTTAATGTATAGGTTTTTGTAGGAGTTTTTTCTTAAAATTATGGACATTTAAAAAAAACCAACAGAATTATATATAATGTAATTAGTTAAAATTCCTCAAGTTCTTATAAATGACTGTActtttttttcttcaaattttCGTTAGTCTGCTAAATCTATTGGTACATATAAGAGTTTTTCAGTTTCTTCTTAAATATTGAACATTTATTGAAAATAAATCTATAAATACAAGTTATGTGATTTTCTTTTGACGCGCATGGGATCTTTTGAATTTTGCCTTAAAAATCtttgaacatttttataaaaAGTAAGAGAAATCAGCTGTCTTCTTCTGATCTGTGTAATCCGATTTTGTCTTATCTTAGTTAATCTGTTAAATTTTTGAACATAATTAGTCAAGATACTGTGAAAATGTAATAAATCTTACGGATATAATAAATTGGCAGATTTTTTTTAACAGAATGCATGAATAATATTTTACACAAGCCAGTAATGCATTAGCAAAATCTAATTAAATAGCATTCTCTCTCAAAAGTAACTAATAAACACCACGATAAATCTTTATATTCAGTTTTTGAGCACAAGAAGAAAAAACGAGTTTAAGATGTCCATAGTTCAAATGGTTTGTCTCTTGGCACTGATGCTAGCTTTGAGCACTGAAGTTGAAGGTGATGGTAATACATACGATGTGACAAAATATGGCGCTGTTTCAGATGGAACAACCGATAACACTCATGTATTTCATAAGTTTCACACAGTTGTGAAAGATTttaattttctataatttttttgaaaGCTATAATTAATAAGACTAATAGTATTTAAAACACCGTTTTTACGATATGGTGTTTTTACTGCAGGCTTTCCTTGATACATGGAACGCGACTTGCGAATCAGGTGGTACGATGGTGATACCAGCAGCAGACGGGAAGTTTTGGTAAACAAGATAGAGCTTGGGGGACCATGTAATGGTCAAGTTACGTTTCAACTTGATGGGATTATAGTGGCACCTGAGGGCAATCCATATTCAGATTGCTGGTTTACGTTCCAAGGTGTCGATAATTTGAATATCCAAGGTTCTGGTATGTTTGATGGAAATGGTCCTTCAGCTTGGGAACATTGCCCTGTATGCGCTGCAGTAAGTTTCACAATTTCACTCATTTTTACATCCAATTTAATTTACTACTTATTTATCAAGGACTGTAAAGTTATGTAACATGTCTGTGCGATGACCGGAAATGTTTTTGGCAGACAGTGGGATTTTATGGTACTAACAATGCACATATTCAAGACATTACATCACTTAACAGCGAAGGCTTCCACTTTCTCATCGATGGAGTGGATGGTATGACATTTGAAAACATCAACATTACAGCGCCAGGTAATAGTCCTAACACCGATGGAATAAATATGGAAAATGCTAATAATATCCAGATTCTTGATTCCAATATCGGCACTGGTGATGACTGCGTGGCCATTGGACAAGGAAGCACAAACATCAATGTTACCGGTGTTAATTGTGGTCCGGGGCATGGGATTAGTATCGGAAGCATTGGCAAGGTTGCAGAAGATAAATCTGTGCAAGGAGTTCAAGTACAAAGTTCTACTCTAACCTCTACTCAAAATGGTTTGAGGATAAAATCCTGGGCTCCTTCATATCCTGTGAATGTTTCGGATGTTACTTACCAAAATATTACTATTGATAATGCAAATAATCCAATAATCATTGACCAGACATACTGTTATGCTGACGAGCAATGTCCGGTAAGTTTTCAATCTTACACTAATAAAGATGTTGCGGACTTGTGTGGGTCTAAACTGGATCATTAAACCATCTTCTTAATATGTAAATAAATTTTACTGTTAGTTTTATTCGTTTTCATAATCAGAGATCTAGTAATCGGTATTTATTAGCCCTCTATTAACGAATTTCTTTCATACTTAACAGGGAGACTCGAAAGTTCAAATCAGCAATGTGAAGTATATTGGCGTTACCGGAACATCAGCATCTCCAGTTGCTGTAGATCTACAATGCAGCAACAGCATGCCATGCCAAGACATATACCTGGAGAACATCGATCTTTCGTTGACAGGTGGAGGGCAAACATCTTCCAGCTGTGCCAATGTTAACCCGACATACTCGGGGACT
This window of the Apium graveolens cultivar Ventura unplaced genomic scaffold, ASM990537v1 ctg9230, whole genome shotgun sequence genome carries:
- the LOC141705694 gene encoding exopolygalacturonase-like; the encoded protein is MERDLRIRWYDGDTSSRREVLVNKIELGGPCNGQVTFQLDGIIVAPEGNPYSDCWFTFQGVDNLNIQGSGMFDGNGPSAWEHCPVCAATVGFYGTNNAHIQDITSLNSEGFHFLIDGVDGMTFENINITAPGNSPNTDGINMENANNIQILDSNIGTGDDCVAIGQGSTNINVTGVNCGPGHGISIGSIGKVAEDKSVQGVQVQSSTLTSTQNGLRIKSWAPSYPVNVSDVTYQNITIDNANNPIIIDQTYCYADEQCPGDSKVQISNVKYIGVTGTSASPVAVDLQCSNSMPCQDIYLENIDLSLTGGGQTSSSCANVNPTYSGTQNPAPCSQ